The Thioflexithrix psekupsensis genome segment TTTAACGCCCAAGCGTTTGGAATGGGAATCGCGGCCGTTGCGACTACTGCCGCCTGCTTTTTTGTGTGCCATTTGGGCTATCTCCAGAAAAAAACGGGTTTATTTATCCAAACTCGTGTGAATGGCCGTCGTGAAACCATCGGCAGCAATTTGGGTGACTTGCACTTCAGTATAATACTGGCGGTGTCCCATTTGTTTGCGGTAATGTTTGCGGCGGCGGAATTTGATAATTTTTACTTTTGGCGCACGGGCTTGTAAGCGCACCGTGGCAGACACTTTGCCTCCGCTGACGATGGGGGTGCCGACTTCAACCTTGTCATCGTCGCCAACCAGCAATACTTGATCAAAATCAACATTTTCGCCGGCTTCGGCGGTTAATTTTTCAATTTTCAACACATCGCCGGGGCGTACTTTGTACTGTTTGCCTCCGGTCTTGATCACAGCATACATCATTCCCAGTTCTCCCAAAATAAATGCGCGCTCCCTGAGCTGAACACGTGAGGTTTTTTGGGAGCAGCCGTAAAAAACAGTGAAGTATAGCGTTTTTTTAATAATCACACAAGTATTTAGACGCGCCCGCAGCAATTCTCAATTTAACCCTTTACCCCCAACAATGTTTTTGTAACTGATTGAAAGTAAAGATGATGAACAAACTTAACGTATTTTTCCAAGAATCGTGGAAATGTCTGAAAACTTACCTGATAGTCGTAAGACTAAAACGGCAAACAATCTTACACCATTCTGAACATAACTTTGGTCATGGCAAGATGCAGTATTTGGTCTTCGATAATTGGCAGCATTTATCAGAATTAGAATTTATAGAATTTAAGAACAAAAAACTAACAGAGTTAATTTCCAGAAAATATTTATTTTGAAAATTCTGTAA includes the following:
- the rplU gene encoding 50S ribosomal protein L21, whose product is MYAVIKTGGKQYKVRPGDVLKIEKLTAEAGENVDFDQVLLVGDDDKVEVGTPIVSGGKVSATVRLQARAPKVKIIKFRRRKHYRKQMGHRQYYTEVQVTQIAADGFTTAIHTSLDK